In one window of Candidatus Sulfuricurvum sp. RIFRC-1 DNA:
- a CDS encoding RluA family pseudouridine synthase, translating into MPFVTKQLHAPSRQKAFRFLMQELGITQSEAQRLIAKGRLSQNGEVMANNAGFIEGTFDFICFEPLTLGLEPAFVEEEFAVYDKPSGLLVHPQNRHTPYSLNDEIKHRFGHEANITHRIDQETSGLVLTARNKGSERALKMMFEERQITKKYIAMVKGHLKEPLDIEEPLLRREDASSIIRMIVRVHPEGKPSRTFIKPLEYFPDTDTTLVEASPYTGRQHQIRVHLFHVEHPIIGDPIYGQDENDAVRFLDREMSVEERFINTGASRLLLHAHSLEFIYDNIPYHVISKEDFISQCFDAMKKK; encoded by the coding sequence TTGCCCTTTGTCACCAAGCAACTTCACGCCCCGTCTCGTCAAAAAGCATTTCGTTTTTTAATGCAAGAGTTAGGGATTACCCAAAGCGAAGCACAACGTTTAATTGCCAAAGGGAGGCTTTCTCAAAACGGTGAAGTGATGGCGAACAATGCGGGGTTTATCGAAGGAACTTTTGATTTCATTTGTTTTGAACCTTTGACGTTAGGGTTAGAACCTGCGTTTGTCGAAGAGGAATTTGCCGTCTATGATAAACCCAGCGGTCTTCTCGTCCACCCGCAGAATCGTCACACCCCCTATAGCCTCAACGATGAGATCAAGCACCGTTTCGGACATGAGGCCAACATTACCCATCGGATCGATCAAGAGACAAGCGGTTTGGTTTTGACGGCGCGGAACAAAGGTTCTGAACGTGCTTTAAAAATGATGTTCGAAGAGCGTCAAATTACCAAGAAATATATCGCTATGGTTAAAGGTCATCTCAAAGAGCCGCTCGATATAGAGGAGCCTTTACTGCGTCGAGAAGATGCCAGCTCTATTATCCGCATGATCGTACGGGTTCATCCTGAGGGAAAACCGTCTCGTACCTTTATAAAACCTCTGGAGTATTTTCCCGATACCGATACGACTCTCGTCGAGGCTTCACCTTATACCGGACGTCAACATCAGATACGGGTTCATTTGTTCCACGTGGAACATCCAATCATCGGTGATCCGATCTATGGTCAGGACGAAAACGATGCCGTCCGCTTTTTAGACCGAGAGATGTCCGTAGAAGAGCGATTTATCAATACGGGTGCATCACGACTTTTACTTCATGCCCATTCTCTTGAATTCATTTATGACAATATTCCTTACCACGTGATTTCAAAAGAAGATTTTATTTCTCAATGTTTTGATGCGATGAAAAAGAAATAA
- a CDS encoding pseudouridine synthase — protein MPFITKKLHSPIRQMALAFLMEELNLSRSEGQRLIARGRLSQNGIVMCDQFGFIEGSCEFICFEPLSRGFKPMFVTNDFAIYDKPSGLSVHPHSRLSPYTLNDEIKHQFGEDANATHRIDQETSGLVLVSRHKKSETVLKKLFSARAINKRYLAMVKGHVEEIIDVQEPLFRIDHPNLLISMVVKVDPKGKPAHTIIKPIRYFPEHNMTLVEASPLTGRTHQIRVHLFHVKHPIIGDPVYGPEEKDVVRFIKKELSPEERLEIGGSTRLLLHAHSLEFEYENEVYKIESEKDFVQECFEAMGITSD, from the coding sequence ATGCCTTTCATCACTAAAAAACTTCATTCACCTATTCGTCAAATGGCTCTCGCATTTTTAATGGAAGAACTAAATCTCTCGCGAAGTGAAGGGCAACGTCTTATTGCCCGAGGTCGTTTATCTCAAAATGGCATTGTCATGTGCGATCAATTCGGGTTCATTGAGGGCTCTTGTGAGTTCATCTGTTTTGAGCCGTTATCGCGTGGATTCAAACCGATGTTTGTCACTAACGACTTTGCCATCTACGACAAACCGAGCGGTTTGAGTGTCCATCCGCACAGCCGTCTATCGCCGTATACCCTTAATGATGAGATCAAACATCAGTTTGGTGAGGATGCTAACGCAACACACCGGATTGATCAAGAGACGAGTGGCTTGGTTTTAGTGTCTCGACATAAAAAAAGTGAAACTGTTTTAAAAAAGTTATTCTCTGCACGTGCTATAAATAAACGATATCTTGCTATGGTAAAAGGTCATGTAGAAGAGATTATCGATGTACAAGAACCTCTATTTCGAATTGATCATCCGAATCTTCTTATCAGTATGGTGGTTAAAGTTGACCCTAAAGGGAAACCAGCCCATACTATTATTAAACCGATTCGTTACTTTCCTGAGCATAATATGACGCTCGTAGAGGCATCTCCATTGACCGGACGTACCCACCAAATACGAGTTCATTTGTTCCACGTGAAACATCCGATAATCGGTGATCCGGTGTATGGGCCAGAGGAAAAGGACGTAGTACGATTTATAAAAAAAGAGTTGTCACCCGAAGAGCGGTTAGAAATAGGGGGGTCAACGAGGTTGCTTCTTCATGCACATTCGCTTGAATTTGAGTATGAGAATGAGGTGTATAAGATAGAATCTGAGAAAGATTTTGTGCAAGAGTGCTTTGAGGCGATGGGGATTACATCTGATTAA
- a CDS encoding lysophospholipid acyltransferase family protein, with protein sequence MTRLLLHEKSINRFMEIHQEKSGLVFIDAVLEYLNVSYKTIHRQIENIPTMGKVIIVANHPLGALDALCLIQMVCSVRQDKKVKIVANRMLGEITQLKEYMIGVDNFNDKLSRHALRQIDNALQAEEAVIFFPSGEVSRAGLFGIKEGSWKGGFLKFAKRNAAPILPIHIKGKNSLLFYAASWIYKPLGGLLLSHEIFAARNHVFDFTIGEMVSEKALSDFNISEKRHAKLFRKHLLRIAKGKHGIYPTECSIAHPVSRQELRSELRKGELLGMTSDNKEIYLIEHENAPNIINEIGRLREYSFRKVGEGSGHARDIDEYDRYYHHLVLWDDEALEIAGAYRIGECEWILSWLGKEGLYMSDLCDMNEQFDAVLEDAIELGRSFVQPKYWGSRALDYLWQGIGAYLSHNPQVKYMMGPVSISGSFPKHAQEALVYFYTLYFGSDHTMVRAKSPYKLSEYVQNEFKALFSGENYTEDFRVLKDYLKALDVSVPTLYKQYSELCEEGGVQFMDFGIDSDFNNCIDGYILVDIRKIKEVKRQRYISNCA encoded by the coding sequence ATGACACGGTTACTTCTTCATGAAAAATCGATTAATCGCTTTATGGAAATTCATCAAGAGAAAAGCGGATTGGTATTTATCGATGCGGTCCTTGAATATTTAAACGTATCGTATAAAACGATTCATCGCCAAATCGAAAATATTCCTACGATGGGTAAAGTGATTATTGTTGCGAATCATCCTTTGGGAGCATTAGACGCATTGTGTTTGATACAGATGGTCTGTTCGGTGCGTCAAGACAAAAAAGTGAAAATTGTAGCCAACCGCATGCTTGGTGAGATTACCCAGCTCAAAGAATATATGATTGGTGTGGATAACTTCAATGACAAACTCTCACGACATGCTCTTCGGCAAATTGATAATGCGCTCCAAGCTGAAGAAGCGGTCATCTTTTTCCCTTCCGGTGAAGTTTCTCGTGCGGGATTATTTGGGATAAAAGAGGGTTCATGGAAAGGGGGCTTTTTAAAGTTTGCCAAACGAAATGCTGCTCCGATTCTTCCGATCCATATTAAAGGAAAAAATAGTCTGTTGTTTTACGCTGCTTCATGGATCTATAAACCGTTGGGGGGGTTGCTTCTCAGTCATGAAATATTTGCGGCACGAAATCACGTATTTGATTTTACGATTGGAGAGATGGTGAGTGAAAAAGCACTGAGCGATTTTAACATCAGTGAAAAACGTCATGCAAAATTATTTCGTAAACATCTTCTCCGTATCGCTAAAGGAAAGCACGGTATCTATCCAACGGAGTGTTCTATCGCTCATCCTGTATCGCGTCAGGAGCTTCGAAGCGAACTCAGAAAAGGTGAACTGCTAGGGATGACAAGTGATAACAAAGAGATCTATTTGATCGAACATGAGAATGCCCCCAATATCATCAACGAAATAGGACGCTTACGTGAATACTCTTTTCGCAAAGTAGGAGAAGGGAGTGGTCATGCCCGTGACATCGACGAGTATGATCGCTATTATCATCATCTAGTGTTGTGGGATGATGAGGCGTTAGAGATCGCTGGAGCGTATCGTATCGGTGAGTGTGAGTGGATTCTTTCGTGGTTAGGCAAAGAGGGTCTTTATATGTCTGATTTGTGTGATATGAATGAACAGTTTGATGCAGTTTTGGAAGATGCCATTGAGCTTGGGCGGAGTTTTGTTCAGCCAAAATACTGGGGAAGTCGTGCACTCGATTATCTATGGCAAGGGATTGGGGCATATCTCAGCCATAATCCTCAGGTCAAATATATGATGGGGCCGGTAAGTATTTCGGGAAGTTTTCCAAAACATGCTCAAGAAGCTTTGGTCTATTTTTATACCCTTTATTTCGGTAGTGACCACACTATGGTTAGAGCAAAGTCGCCCTATAAACTCTCAGAATACGTCCAGAATGAGTTTAAAGCATTGTTTAGCGGCGAGAACTATACTGAGGACTTTAGAGTTTTAAAAGACTATCTAAAAGCATTGGACGTATCGGTTCCTACCCTCTATAAACAGTACAGTGAATTATGCGAAGAGGGTGGAGTGCAGTTTATGGATTTCGGGATTGATAGCGATTTTAACAACTGTATTGACGGGTATATTTTGGTGGATATTCGGAAAATTAAAGAGGTGAAACGACAGCGATATATTAGTAATTGTGCATAG